Genomic window (Coregonus clupeaformis isolate EN_2021a unplaced genomic scaffold, ASM2061545v1 scaf4486, whole genome shotgun sequence):
TCAAATTCCCTCATGCGAGCCACGTTTGGTAGAAAATGCTGTAATTCTGTTGTATGGGTATCTGTGTGTTCAAGGGAGAAATAATGACATGAGAGGGGTGTTACgaggcaagtgtgtgtgtgtgtgtgtgtgtgtgttaagagttCTCATAAATGCGTTCCACAGACCTTGATGAGTTGTCCGTCTCCTGTCCCGATGAAGAACACCAGCCAGGAGTTGTGTCTCACTGCCAACACTGATGTCATGGAGCTGTATTTAAACACCTCCGCCACTGGCTGCAGGTCCTTGGTGTTCCTCTTTGGTGATGACTGGAACAGCATACATAGTGTTACAGACAATCTCAACACATTTGCTAAGAAATTAGGGTAACAATATTGATAGTGTCTTTGCTATGGTGTTGGTTATCAACCATATataacatcatcatcatctcaccAACCTCTCCACAGCATTCATAGCAGAAGTCTGGGTCTTTGTATTCGAGTTGACGCCCTGCTGAGGGGCTGATGTCATAGATGGCCAGCATGGTGTTGATGGGGTGGCTTGTGTTATCTGCAGTGAACACACCTGCCCAGAGCACCTGCCCATGGGGCCCACCAGAACCTGGAatcacagaggaagacaggagccGCCGGCGTTCCATGTTTCCACAGCATTTGAGTGTCGTACCTTCGAGGGAGTTCAAAGTGGTTGCTTTATTGTTCTTGCTCTTGAACCAAATAAGTCGAACTTGAGGCTCTTTGGGAACGTTCAAGAACACGTAGATGTGTGAATTACTCTGAAAGCCGTCCACAAACTGAAAGTTATCCTTGTGTCTGGTGTTAATACATGGATTCGCACCATCTTCTGAATCAGAAAAAGATTCCCCCATACTGTCCTTGCTGTGTATTCCGTAGGACAAACAACTGATAAGAATTGGGACACGCTTCACGCACGTGCAACCTTCCAGCCATAATGTAGGAGTTCTTCCCGACATCAACAATAAAAGCAATGGTTGAATCTCCAGGGGCCAATGAACCCACTTCAATATACTCGGAATGAACAGATTTTGAGATTTCGTTGAGATCGAGTATTTCACAGTAGCCGCATTTTGCGCTCCCACAGGTGATCAAGGTCTTGTTTGTGATGAATGGCAGTAAAATGTTTACCTTAAATGGATAAGTTTCATCAGGAGGTACTTCTTGGTTAGGATCAACTAAATTCGGATTATCCCTCTTTATAACTTTGGTAAAAACATGGTTCACCTGGTAGAGTCGGTCATCGGTAACGACGTATACCGAGCTGTCACCAACGGCAAAGTCGCGGACGTCTACATCAAATGTCTGAGTCTCCTGGCCCCGACCCCATTCCACACAGGCGAGGAGAACCCCCCAGAAAACAGCCCTCATCTCGTATGTCATGTAGTCAGTCAAGCCTGAGAGTGGAGTACATGGTATAAAACCTTCTGCGCCTCTGAGCCGAAGTTCAACAGGAGGTTTGCGTAAAAGCTGGATGGATGCTGCAACTATGGGTTAACTTCAGTTCCTCTCTGGCAGTTATGCTCTGAAGCTCAGACTTCACTGTTTAACTCTCTACTGAGGTGTCAAAATTAACACTAGTTCCCTACCTTTCAATCTCAGCAGAGGATGTATCAGTAACAACCTGGTTTGAATGTTGCCAAAAGGTCTCCAAACGCGCATTTCTGGTAATGCCTATATTGCCTATTCAAATGCCAGTGTCACCATCACCTATATGATTGAGATTTAAATACTTTGATTCAATAATTAAATACTTAACCGAGAGTGAATGCCTCACACATTACTTTTGATGTCAAAATGGGCTATCCCAAGGTGGCACTTTTTGTTCAGTTCTTCACTGAGTCCTGGTGGTGAAAGTGTTAAATTAGACAACATACTACCCTAAAGACTGTCATGCAGtgctgtaaagtacttaagtaaaattacaacttaagtagtttttttgggtatttgacaacttttactccactacattcctaaagaaaataatactttttactccatacattttccctgacacccaaaagtactcattacattttaaatgcttagcaggacaggaaaatggtccaattacacacacttatcaagagaaaatTAATTACTCCTCAGCACCCATCACCCCCGTCGACAACACCCCCAACATCTTCCCCCGGACAGGTCTGTCCCCTCGGTGTATACTGCAGCAGAAACCTCTGGAAAGGTTTTTAACTTTGGACCAGAAGATGGCGCTCTAATACCAGTAATAATAGATCCCAAACAAGTCGCCTCCTATACTTCTCTCTTCTTCATGTTAAACCACCTGGGACCATATGGATCAAGCTGATCAGCATAGGAGTGCTGATTAAGAGTCTGTTTTGTCTTTAGGATCACAATGAATTAAACTACATGGATGGGGGGGGGGAATGATAAGCACTCGTACTCTGCAACGCTTGATACAGGACTCAATGTTGAGAATGGGCCCACGGCATCCCGCTCAGCTCTCTCTAGATTGGGGGTCATAGAGCTCACGGTGGGCCAACTCTCCACAAGGGCCTATAAGTAGCCTTGCACAAGCCTTAGCTTTGGAGAGCTGGAACAACTCATAGGAGCaggatctcctgtttctgtagcgtgaggcagcttgatgtacatgtacaccccctggacaggactctagtctatcgcagggccttcCCAAGCGATCTCATTCATTATGAGTGTCTTTAGTATGACTCAGACAGGGATcaaactcccaaccttccaatctcagggcagacactaaccacaaggccactgagttgatATGTCCTATAGGGACAAATACCTGGATGTAAGGGAAAGTGCTTGATTGGGCATTTGTACAGTTTGGGCTTTAAGGCTTATG
Coding sequences:
- the LOC123490711 gene encoding plexin-C1-like — encoded protein: MERRRLLSSSVIPGSGGPHGQVLWAGVFTADNTSHPINTMLAIYDISPSAGRQLEYKDPDFCYECCGESSPKRNTKDLQPVAEVFKYSSMTSVLAVRHNSWLVFFIGTGDGQLIKLAVDKAYKPACPRVLYKSDDDRSVFPKMHLDPVDRKHVYMALRNQMFVSG